The following proteins are co-located in the Halarcobacter sp. genome:
- a CDS encoding C4-type zinc ribbon domain-containing protein has product MNKYLQDLIKLSKYDSVISMFEPKIENEKAKLSTFVEVAESIKSQINDTYAQIDDVKSKRTKNNIHLAELKTKLEDIAKKNNEITNEKELKALQLEEEIAKEQISFANEEIIRLDEIAVAKEEELKELQGKLTEEEESIKEIQIAVDNAIEEINQERNKVSQERGELLEKFDKKILTFYQKIRRWAKDSAVVPVRDQACYGCYMKINDKTYSEVLKSEEIINCPHCGRILYKEEETTEEA; this is encoded by the coding sequence TTGAATAAATATTTACAAGATTTGATAAAACTATCTAAGTATGATAGTGTTATTAGTATGTTTGAACCAAAAATTGAGAATGAAAAAGCAAAATTATCAACTTTTGTTGAGGTTGCAGAATCAATTAAGTCACAAATTAATGATACGTATGCGCAAATTGATGATGTTAAATCTAAAAGAACTAAAAACAATATCCACTTAGCAGAATTAAAAACTAAGTTAGAAGATATTGCTAAAAAGAATAATGAAATTACAAATGAAAAAGAGTTAAAAGCTTTACAACTTGAAGAAGAGATTGCAAAAGAGCAAATTTCATTTGCAAATGAAGAGATTATAAGATTAGATGAAATTGCAGTTGCAAAAGAGGAAGAGTTAAAAGAGCTTCAAGGAAAACTTACAGAAGAGGAAGAATCTATTAAAGAGATTCAAATTGCTGTAGATAATGCCATTGAAGAGATTAACCAAGAAAGAAATAAAGTGTCTCAAGAAAGAGGAGAGCTTTTAGAAAAGTTTGATAAGAAAATTTTAACATTTTATCAAAAAATTAGAAGATGGGCAAAAGATTCAGCTGTTGTACCTGTAAGAGATCAAGCATGTTATGGATGCTATATGAAAATTAACGACAAAACTTATTCGGAAGTTCTAAAATCTGAAGAGATTATTAACTGTCCTCATTGTGGAAGAATTTTATATAAAGAAGAAGAAACAACTGAAGAGGCTTAA
- a CDS encoding Nif3-like dinuclear metal center hexameric protein encodes MKLKEIYQFLDELSPFELQEKWDNSGLLVGSLEDEIKQVYISIDLDEENLEQVEENSLIITHHPLIFSALKKVNYDTYSTKLLKVLIKKNIALISMHTNIDKTHLNKYVAKEVLGLEVVNSEEFICYADVNEDFSTFANKISKKLGLEYIKYVKCNDKVKRVALVTGAGMSLINEVNADCFLTGDIKYHDAMDAKVRGISLIDIRHYESEKYFSVLLMGLIEEYLKKNELKAIITASKNPFKFCTQGETVE; translated from the coding sequence ATGAAACTAAAAGAGATTTATCAATTTTTAGATGAGTTATCACCTTTTGAATTACAAGAAAAGTGGGATAACTCAGGGCTTCTAGTTGGAAGCTTAGAAGATGAGATAAAACAAGTTTATATATCAATAGATTTAGATGAAGAAAACCTAGAGCAAGTTGAAGAAAACTCTTTGATTATTACTCATCATCCTTTAATATTTTCTGCTTTAAAAAAAGTAAATTATGATACATATAGTACAAAATTATTAAAAGTATTAATCAAAAAAAATATCGCATTAATTTCAATGCATACAAATATTGATAAAACACATTTAAATAAATATGTTGCAAAAGAGGTTTTAGGATTAGAAGTTGTTAATAGTGAAGAGTTTATTTGCTATGCAGATGTAAATGAAGATTTTTCAACATTTGCAAATAAAATTTCTAAAAAGCTAGGATTAGAATATATAAAATATGTAAAATGTAATGATAAGGTTAAAAGAGTTGCTTTAGTGACTGGTGCAGGAATGTCTTTAATAAACGAAGTTAATGCAGATTGCTTTTTAACTGGTGATATTAAATATCATGATGCAATGGATGCAAAAGTGCGAGGTATATCTTTAATAGATATAAGACACTACGAAAGTGAAAAGTACTTCTCTGTCCTATTAATGGGGCTTATAGAAGAATATTTGAAAAAAAATGAATTAAAAGCTATAATAACAGCTTCAAAAAATCCATTTAAGTTTTGTACACAAGGAGAAACGGTTGAATAA
- the glyQ gene encoding glycine--tRNA ligase subunit alpha encodes MVTFSEILLKLQQFWAEQGCNIVQPYDIPAGAGTFHPATLLRSLDSTPWSTAYVAPSRRPTDGRYGENPNRLGAYYQFQVLIKPSPDNIQDLYLKSLEFLGLDLSKHDVRFVEDNWESPTLGAWGLGWEVWLDGMEVTQFTYFQQVGGLACDPVAVEITYGTERLAMYLQGVDSVYDIVWNENQYGKTTYGDVHKESEYEFSTYNFEVANTDILFRHFDDAFNECKVCLEKELPLPAYDQCMIASHAFNTLDARKAISVTERQNYILKVRELAQGCAVLYKNQEEDRLKRIGRK; translated from the coding sequence ATGGTAACATTCTCAGAAATTCTATTAAAATTACAACAATTTTGGGCAGAGCAAGGGTGTAATATAGTACAACCTTATGATATCCCAGCAGGTGCAGGGACTTTTCACCCTGCAACACTTTTAAGAAGTTTAGATTCAACTCCTTGGTCTACAGCATATGTAGCACCAAGTAGAAGACCAACAGATGGACGATATGGGGAAAATCCAAACAGACTAGGTGCATACTATCAATTTCAAGTTTTAATTAAACCTAGTCCAGATAATATTCAAGATTTATATTTAAAGTCGTTGGAGTTTTTAGGACTTGATTTAAGCAAACATGATGTTAGATTTGTAGAAGACAACTGGGAATCTCCAACTCTTGGAGCATGGGGACTTGGTTGGGAAGTTTGGCTAGATGGTATGGAAGTAACACAATTTACTTATTTTCAACAAGTAGGTGGTTTGGCTTGTGACCCTGTGGCAGTTGAGATTACTTATGGTACAGAAAGACTAGCAATGTATCTTCAAGGTGTTGATTCTGTTTATGATATTGTTTGGAATGAAAACCAATATGGTAAAACAACTTATGGAGATGTTCACAAAGAGAGTGAATATGAATTCTCAACATACAACTTTGAAGTAGCAAATACTGATATACTTTTTAGACATTTTGATGATGCTTTTAATGAGTGTAAAGTGTGTTTAGAAAAAGAGTTGCCACTTCCTGCCTATGATCAATGTATGATAGCTTCACACGCTTTTAATACACTTGATGCAAGAAAAGCTATTTCAGTAACTGAAAGACAAAATTATATTTTGAAAGTTAGAGAACTAGCACAAGGTTGTGCAGTTTTATATAAGAATCAAGAAGAAGATAGATTAAAAAGAATTGGTAGAAAGTAG
- a CDS encoding glutaredoxin domain-containing protein: protein MKQVALFTLPKCKWCNEAKAYLKAKKIKYNQIDLSTNKKALNDCKKHGCSGAPVVLIENQWICGFDKNKINKALGIR, encoded by the coding sequence ATGAAGCAAGTTGCACTATTTACACTACCAAAATGTAAATGGTGCAATGAAGCTAAAGCTTATTTAAAAGCAAAAAAGATCAAATATAATCAAATTGATCTTTCCACAAATAAAAAAGCTTTAAACGATTGTAAAAAGCATGGCTGCAGTGGAGCGCCTGTAGTTTTAATAGAGAATCAGTGGATTTGTGGTTTTGACAAAAATAAAATTAATAAAGCATTAGGAATAAGATAA
- the purE gene encoding 5-(carboxyamino)imidazole ribonucleotide mutase, with protein MNFVSIIMGSKSDYEIMKNCADTFEKFDVKYEMIISSAHRSPERTKSYVKESEEKGAVAFIAAAGMAAHLAGALAATTTKPVIGVPMKGGAMDGMDAMLSTVQMPSGMPVATVALGKAGAVNAAYLAMQILAISDKELAAKLKEDRMVKSKAVETDSASIEVRL; from the coding sequence ATGAATTTTGTATCTATTATAATGGGAAGTAAATCAGACTATGAAATTATGAAAAACTGTGCTGATACTTTTGAAAAGTTTGATGTTAAATATGAGATGATAATCTCTTCTGCACATAGAAGTCCAGAGAGAACTAAAAGTTATGTAAAAGAATCTGAAGAGAAAGGCGCAGTTGCATTTATTGCTGCTGCTGGTATGGCTGCACACTTAGCTGGTGCATTAGCTGCAACTACAACTAAACCTGTTATTGGAGTTCCAATGAAAGGTGGAGCTATGGATGGTATGGATGCAATGCTTTCAACTGTTCAGATGCCTTCAGGTATGCCTGTTGCAACAGTAGCACTTGGGAAAGCAGGGGCAGTTAATGCTGCATACTTAGCTATGCAAATTTTAGCTATTTCTGATAAAGAGTTAGCTGCTAAACTAAAAGAAGACAGAATGGTTAAATCAAAAGCTGTTGAGACTGATTCTGCTTCAATTGAAGTTAGATTATAA